Proteins encoded by one window of Panicum virgatum strain AP13 chromosome 7N, P.virgatum_v5, whole genome shotgun sequence:
- the LOC120680456 gene encoding uncharacterized protein LOC120680456, translating into MEMKELEFVPSLEETAMKIKQIKILAKEFFGAPKCSTEGGDLSILERWFTELGVGWVLHVADGAPAGEFAHALDASSWIPALSKIVDTYRLTSGLLPGHGPAEEEEPARESGEQNMAEQLQFARFFQQAMLKMLSFVDFIVAPNLTRQVVFVADGVPVPVPAPCEKLYTLLRVRQTLSKIQLPFYSSSSAEVERIQGEIVNVLSAKEGKVGEAIWSAMEEIRTQILESLEDGQGSSGTQTPQGSSDIDKATTSVMMYVMFLQRKYWLMAPIVSEAASVDKYVPRFGAVQPLISLELEMVSCLEEKLANKSEAFPDQGLR; encoded by the exons ATGGAGATGAAGGAGCTTGAGTTTGTTCCGTCCCTAGAAGAGACGGCGATGAAGATCAAGCAAATTAAAATCCTTGCCAAGGAATTCTTCGGTGCACCGAAATGCAGCACTGAAGGAGGCGACCTGAGTATCCTAGAGAGGTGGTTCACGGAGCTGGGCGTCGGGTGGGTTCTCCACGTCGCTGATGGTGCACCTGCAGGGGAATTCGCGCATGCTCTTGATGCATCCAGCTGGATCCCCGCTCTCAGCAAAATCGTAGATACCTACCGTCTCACGTCGGGGCTCCTTCCCGGCCACGGCCCCGCGGAGGAAGAAGAGCCTGCTAGGGAGAGTGGGGAACAAAATATGGCGGAACAATTGCAGTTTGCAAGATTTTTCCAACAAGCCATGTTGAAGATGCTCAGTTTTGTTGACTTCATTGTTGCTCCAAATCTTACTCGTCAAGTAGTTTTTGTTGCCGATggggtgccggtgccggtgccggcacCATGCGAGAAGCTCTACACCCTGCTACGTGTACGTCAGACTCTGTCTAAGATCCAGTTGCCATTCTATTCATCATCCTCTGCAGAAGTTGAAAGGATACAGGGCGAGATAGTCAACGTCCTATCAGCAAAGGAGGGCAAGGTGGGCGAGGCCATATGGAGCGCAATGGAGGAGATTAGAACTCAGATCCTGGAATCACTGGAGGATGGCCAAGGCTCATCCGGTACTCAAACCCCACAGGGATCATCTGATATTGACAAGGCCACCACGTCCGTTATGATGTACGTAATGTTTCTGCAGCGTAAGTACTGGTTAATGGCACCAATTGTATCCGAAGCGGCTAGCGTCGATAAGTACGTTCCTCGGTTTGGAGCAGTACAACCTTTGATAAGCCTGGAATTGGAGATGGTGTCTTGTCTAGAAGAAAAGCTTGCCAACAAGTCAGAAGCATTCCCAGATCAAGGTCTCAG GTAG